A region of Massilia sp. KIM DNA encodes the following proteins:
- a CDS encoding alpha/beta hydrolase — protein sequence MAPDTRLDTAAAPKLEGSSWQGVRPRYPEAEVGHAWADLALSAWLGRLTGNISPAALGAAWFDWACHLMLSPDKQAELLTQGLSNVQRWLVYASGSNPDLVRPLAQDKRFSEPPWQQWPWHQLSQGFLLNQQWWHRATAGVRGMSPHHADVVTFVARQLLDCVAPSNFVSTNPVVLHACFESGGMNLLNGFLRAARDTREALSGQRRPPTYRPGREVAVTPGKVVMSNGLIELLRYDPVTPTVHAVPLLIVPAWIMKYYILDLSPHNSLVRYLVEHGHTVYMVSWKNPQAGDRELSMEDYRRLGVMAAIDAVSEQTGAEHINAAGYCLGGTLLAIAAAAMARDHDRRLSSMTLLAAQVDFTEPGELSLFIDDSQVAFLEASMWQQGYLDTRQMAGAFQLLRSNDLIWSRRLRHYLLDLPDRENDLMSWNADATRMPYRMHSEYLHKLFLRNSLASARYLVGGRPVALTDISAPIFAVGTLTDHVAPWRSVYKIIPLSDTEVTFALTSGGHNAGVVSPPGTEHRSYQMSVHAHADPYIDPGRWQADTEQVEGSWWPAWEAWLARHAGGQVDPPPPMPDAPPAPGRYVLQP from the coding sequence ATGGCGCCCGACACCCGTCTCGACACGGCCGCCGCGCCCAAGCTGGAAGGCAGTTCCTGGCAGGGCGTGCGGCCGCGCTACCCCGAGGCCGAGGTCGGGCACGCCTGGGCCGACCTGGCGCTGTCAGCCTGGCTCGGTCGCCTCACCGGCAATATCTCGCCGGCGGCGCTGGGCGCCGCCTGGTTCGACTGGGCTTGCCACCTGATGCTCTCGCCCGACAAGCAGGCCGAACTGCTGACCCAGGGGCTGTCGAACGTCCAGCGCTGGCTGGTCTATGCGAGCGGCTCGAACCCCGACCTGGTGCGGCCGCTGGCCCAGGACAAGCGCTTTTCCGAGCCGCCCTGGCAGCAATGGCCCTGGCACCAGCTGAGCCAGGGCTTCCTGCTCAACCAGCAGTGGTGGCACCGGGCCACCGCCGGGGTGCGCGGGATGTCGCCCCACCACGCCGACGTGGTCACCTTCGTCGCCCGCCAGTTGCTCGACTGCGTGGCGCCTTCGAATTTCGTCAGCACCAATCCCGTGGTCCTGCACGCCTGCTTCGAGAGCGGCGGCATGAACCTGCTCAACGGCTTCCTGCGCGCAGCGCGCGACACGCGCGAGGCCCTGTCCGGCCAGCGCCGTCCTCCCACCTACCGGCCCGGGCGCGAAGTCGCGGTCACGCCGGGCAAGGTGGTCATGTCGAACGGCCTGATCGAACTGCTGCGCTACGACCCCGTCACGCCCACCGTGCACGCGGTCCCGCTCCTGATCGTGCCGGCCTGGATCATGAAGTACTACATCCTCGACCTCTCGCCCCACAATTCGCTGGTGCGCTACCTGGTCGAGCACGGGCATACCGTCTACATGGTGTCCTGGAAGAATCCCCAGGCCGGCGACCGGGAACTTTCCATGGAGGACTACCGGCGCCTGGGCGTGATGGCCGCCATCGACGCCGTGAGCGAGCAGACCGGGGCCGAGCACATCAATGCAGCCGGCTATTGCCTCGGCGGCACCCTGCTCGCGATCGCCGCCGCGGCGATGGCGCGCGACCACGACCGGCGCCTGTCCAGCATGACCCTGCTGGCGGCCCAGGTCGACTTCACCGAACCGGGCGAGCTCTCGCTCTTCATCGACGACAGCCAGGTCGCCTTCCTCGAGGCCAGCATGTGGCAGCAGGGCTACCTCGACACCCGCCAGATGGCCGGCGCCTTCCAGTTGCTGCGCTCGAACGACCTGATCTGGTCGCGCCGCCTGCGCCACTACCTGCTCGACCTGCCGGACCGCGAGAACGACCTGATGTCCTGGAACGCCGACGCCACCCGCATGCCCTACCGCATGCATTCCGAGTACCTGCACAAGCTATTCCTGCGCAACAGCCTGGCCAGCGCGCGCTACCTGGTCGGCGGCCGGCCGGTGGCCCTGACCGACATCTCGGCCCCCATCTTCGCGGTGGGCACCCTGACCGACCACGTGGCGCCCTGGCGCTCGGTCTACAAGATCATTCCGTTGAGCGACACCGAGGTCACCTTCGCCCTCACCTCCGGCGGCCACAATGCGGGCGTGGTCTCGCCGCCCGGCACCGAACACCGCAGCTACCAGATGAGCGTGCACGCCCACGCCGACCCCTATATCGATCCGGGGCGCTGGCAGGCGGACACCGAGCAGGTCGAAGGCAGCTGGTGGCCGGCCTGGGAAGCCTGGCTGGCGCGCCATGCCGGCGGGCAGGTGGACCCGCCGCCGCCCATGCCGGACGCGCCGCCCGCGCCCGGCCGCTACGTCCTCCAGCCCTAG
- the paoA gene encoding aldehyde dehydrogenase iron-sulfur subunit PaoA, whose translation MHHLHYVKLSRRKLLLAGAASASSAALPAAAAQAALPSERTPVSAAVSMKVNGKPVTLQLDTRTSLLDALREHLRLTGTKKGCDQGQCGACTVIVDGRRINSCLSLAVMHEGAEITTIEGLGSAERMHPMQAAFVKHDGYQCGYCTPGQICSAVAVLDEIRQGLPSHVSADLNARPLLSAEEIRERMSGNICRCGAYSNILDAIGEVAGVKA comes from the coding sequence ATGCACCACTTACACTATGTAAAACTCAGCCGCCGCAAGCTGCTGCTGGCCGGCGCGGCATCGGCCTCCAGCGCGGCCCTGCCGGCCGCCGCCGCCCAGGCCGCCCTCCCCTCGGAACGCACACCGGTCAGCGCCGCCGTCAGCATGAAGGTCAACGGCAAGCCGGTCACCCTCCAGCTCGACACCCGCACCTCGCTGCTGGACGCGCTACGCGAGCACCTGCGCCTGACCGGCACCAAGAAGGGCTGCGACCAGGGCCAGTGCGGCGCCTGCACCGTCATCGTCGACGGACGGCGCATCAATTCCTGCCTGAGCCTGGCCGTGATGCACGAAGGCGCCGAGATCACCACCATCGAAGGCCTGGGCAGCGCCGAGCGCATGCACCCGATGCAGGCCGCATTCGTCAAGCACGACGGCTACCAGTGCGGCTACTGTACCCCCGGGCAGATCTGTTCGGCGGTCGCGGTGCTGGACGAGATCCGCCAGGGCCTGCCCAGCCACGTCAGCGCCGACCTCAACGCCCGGCCCCTGCTGTCGGCCGAGGAGATCCGCGAACGCATGAGCGGCAACATCTGCCGCTGCGGCGCCTATTCGAACATCCTGGATGCGATCGGCGAAGTCGCGGGGGTGAAAGCATGA
- the paoC gene encoding aldehyde oxidoreductase molybdenum-binding subunit PaoC, with protein sequence MKFTTPATTNPIDQGKVVGRPLDRIDGPLKCTGAAPYAYERHDVVANPAVGYIVASSIPKGRIQSIDTAAARRAPGVIAVVTAASAGKLAKGKFNTAHLLGGPEIEHYHQAVAVVVAETFEQARAAASLVKVRYQSQPGRYSLAKAKDGAAHPKKEEKPETKVGDFARAFEQAPVRLDATYTTPDQSHCMMEPHATLAMWEGKKLTVYTSNQMIDWGRKDLARTLGIPPADVRLVSPFIGGGFGGKLFVRAEALCAALGARAAKRPVKVALPRALIPNNTTHRPATIQRIRIGAGRDGKITAIAHESWSGDLPDGQPETAVQQTRLLYAGANRYTALRLATLDLPEGNAMRAPGEAPGMMALEIAIDEMAEKLGMDPVAFRILNDTKVDPEKPSRPFSERRLVECLRQGAERFGWSKRNPKPGQVRDGRWLVGMGVAAAFRNNLVMKSGARVRLEPSGNVVVETDMTDIGTGTYTIIAQTAAEMMGVPIERVTVRLGDSRFPVSAGSGGQWGGNSSTAGVYAACVKLREAVAARLGVAADGIEFADGAVRAGGRTVPLAQVGGGQELVGEDTIEYGDLDKKYQQSTFGGHFVEVGVDAATGETRVRRMLAVCSAGRILNPKSARSQVIGAMTMGVGAALMEELVVDERHGFFVNHDLASYEVPVHADIPHQDVVFLEETDPMSSPMKAKGVGELGICGVAAAVANAIYNATGVRVREYPITLDKLIAKMPISV encoded by the coding sequence ATGAAATTCACGACTCCTGCCACCACCAATCCGATCGACCAGGGCAAGGTCGTCGGCCGCCCGCTGGACCGCATCGACGGTCCGCTCAAGTGCACCGGCGCCGCGCCCTACGCCTACGAACGCCACGACGTCGTGGCCAATCCCGCGGTCGGCTACATCGTCGCCTCCAGCATTCCCAAGGGCCGCATCCAGTCCATCGACACCGCGGCCGCGCGCCGCGCCCCGGGCGTGATCGCGGTCGTCACCGCGGCCAGCGCCGGCAAGCTCGCCAAGGGCAAGTTCAACACCGCCCACCTGCTGGGCGGGCCCGAGATCGAGCACTACCACCAGGCCGTCGCGGTGGTGGTCGCCGAGACCTTCGAGCAGGCGCGGGCCGCCGCCTCGCTGGTCAAGGTGCGCTACCAGAGCCAGCCCGGCCGCTACAGCCTGGCCAAGGCCAAGGACGGCGCCGCACATCCCAAGAAGGAGGAGAAGCCCGAGACCAAGGTGGGCGACTTCGCGCGCGCCTTCGAGCAGGCCCCGGTGCGCCTGGACGCCACCTACACCACGCCCGACCAGTCGCACTGCATGATGGAGCCGCATGCGACCCTGGCCATGTGGGAAGGCAAAAAGCTGACTGTCTACACCTCCAACCAGATGATCGACTGGGGCCGCAAGGACCTGGCGCGCACCCTGGGCATCCCGCCCGCGGACGTGCGCCTGGTCTCGCCCTTCATCGGCGGCGGCTTCGGCGGCAAGCTGTTCGTGCGCGCCGAGGCGCTGTGCGCGGCCCTGGGCGCGCGCGCGGCCAAGCGTCCGGTCAAGGTGGCGCTGCCGCGCGCCCTGATCCCCAACAACACCACCCACCGCCCGGCCACCATCCAGCGCATCCGCATCGGCGCCGGGCGCGACGGCAAGATCACCGCCATCGCCCACGAGAGCTGGTCGGGCGACCTGCCCGACGGCCAGCCCGAGACCGCCGTCCAGCAGACCCGCCTGCTGTACGCCGGCGCCAACCGCTACACCGCGCTGCGCCTGGCCACCCTCGACCTGCCCGAAGGGAACGCGATGCGCGCCCCGGGCGAGGCGCCGGGCATGATGGCGCTCGAGATCGCGATCGACGAGATGGCCGAAAAGCTGGGCATGGACCCGGTCGCCTTTCGCATCCTGAACGACACCAAGGTCGACCCGGAAAAGCCGAGCCGGCCATTTTCCGAGCGGCGCCTGGTCGAATGCCTGCGCCAGGGGGCCGAGCGCTTCGGCTGGAGCAAGCGCAACCCCAAGCCGGGCCAGGTGCGCGACGGCCGCTGGCTGGTCGGCATGGGCGTGGCCGCGGCCTTCCGCAACAACCTGGTGATGAAGTCGGGGGCGCGCGTGCGCCTCGAGCCTTCCGGCAATGTCGTCGTCGAGACCGACATGACCGACATCGGCACCGGCACCTATACCATCATCGCCCAGACCGCGGCCGAGATGATGGGCGTGCCGATCGAGCGCGTCACGGTGCGCCTGGGCGACTCGCGCTTTCCGGTCTCGGCCGGATCGGGCGGCCAGTGGGGCGGCAACAGCTCCACCGCCGGCGTCTACGCCGCCTGCGTCAAGCTGCGCGAAGCCGTGGCGGCGCGCCTGGGCGTGGCGGCCGACGGCATCGAATTCGCCGACGGCGCGGTGCGCGCGGGCGGACGCACGGTGCCGCTGGCCCAGGTCGGCGGCGGCCAGGAGCTGGTGGGCGAAGACACCATCGAATACGGCGACCTCGACAAGAAGTACCAGCAGTCGACCTTCGGCGGCCATTTCGTCGAGGTCGGCGTGGACGCGGCCACCGGCGAAACCCGGGTGCGGCGCATGCTGGCGGTGTGCTCGGCCGGCCGCATCCTGAACCCGAAGTCGGCGCGCAGCCAGGTGATCGGGGCCATGACTATGGGGGTGGGGGCGGCGCTGATGGAGGAACTGGTGGTGGACGAGCGCCACGGCTTCTTCGTCAACCACGACCTGGCCAGCTACGAAGTGCCGGTGCACGCCGACATTCCGCACCAGGACGTGGTCTTCCTCGAAGAGACCGACCCGATGTCCTCGCCCATGAAGGCCAAGGGCGTGGGCGAACTGGGCATCTGCGGGGTGGCCGCGGCGGTGGCCAACGCCATCTACAACGCCACGGGGGTGCGGGTGCGTGAGTACCCGATCACGCTCGACAAGCTGATCGCGAAGATGCCGATCAGCGTCTGA
- a CDS encoding choice-of-anchor Q domain-containing protein — translation MKQLVTFASEFRVHALLCCSAAVLLTACGGDTDMGQQSQTAAQLASTAASAATVEAADATAQATPAQALDATATPAAADQGAAQAAHSFELSGYASHPLESTRAPGAGAEGATAPADGSTRLLASVIATPATTTNYYVSPTGSDTAAGTKAAPFKTLARAAKAATKAGTTVWVAPGTYAGGIKTTASGTAAARIYWVSTTKWGARIVPPASSSNNSAWDNRGHYVSIIGFDVDGSKLGSGTKWVHGIYTGGSYNQIKANHVHHLATTIPCNSAGGSAIGVDSYYKGVKGDVIGNTVHDIGPAGCTYVQGIYVSTSGTIMDNVVYRVGSAAIHLWHDATDVKIINNTVTSSVFGIIVGGGDYYFTSAGANNVHVHNNIVYDNTYGISEQGKTGSSNTYRNNLIFQNKTYNISLRNGLKAVNTVASNPLFVGYSRTAATPNYKLTTSSPAIGRGVATYASAMDIEGKPRNATTGYDIGAYQH, via the coding sequence ATGAAACAGCTCGTCACTTTTGCCTCGGAGTTTCGCGTCCATGCCCTGCTGTGCTGCAGCGCTGCCGTATTGTTGACCGCATGCGGTGGCGACACCGACATGGGCCAGCAATCCCAGACCGCCGCCCAGCTCGCATCGACCGCAGCTTCCGCCGCAACGGTCGAGGCAGCTGACGCGACGGCGCAAGCGACACCGGCCCAGGCCCTTGACGCCACCGCCACGCCAGCTGCGGCGGACCAGGGCGCTGCCCAGGCCGCGCACAGCTTCGAACTGAGCGGCTACGCCAGCCACCCCCTGGAATCGACGCGCGCACCAGGCGCCGGCGCCGAGGGCGCCACCGCCCCGGCCGACGGCTCCACCCGCCTGCTGGCGAGCGTGATCGCGACTCCGGCGACCACCACGAACTATTATGTGTCGCCGACCGGCTCGGACACCGCCGCCGGCACCAAGGCCGCCCCGTTCAAGACCCTGGCGCGCGCCGCCAAGGCCGCGACCAAGGCAGGCACCACCGTCTGGGTCGCGCCGGGCACCTACGCCGGCGGCATCAAGACCACCGCCAGCGGCACCGCCGCGGCCCGCATCTACTGGGTCTCGACCACCAAGTGGGGCGCCAGGATCGTGCCGCCGGCCAGCTCGAGCAACAACAGCGCCTGGGATAACCGTGGCCACTACGTGAGCATCATCGGCTTCGACGTCGATGGCAGCAAGCTGGGCAGCGGCACCAAGTGGGTGCACGGCATCTACACCGGCGGCTCCTACAACCAGATCAAGGCCAACCACGTGCACCACCTGGCCACCACCATCCCGTGCAACAGCGCGGGCGGCTCGGCGATCGGCGTGGACAGCTACTACAAGGGCGTCAAGGGCGACGTGATCGGCAACACCGTGCACGACATCGGCCCGGCCGGCTGCACCTACGTGCAGGGCATCTATGTCAGCACCTCGGGCACGATCATGGACAACGTGGTTTACCGCGTGGGTTCGGCCGCGATCCACCTGTGGCACGACGCCACCGACGTGAAGATCATCAACAACACGGTGACTTCCTCGGTGTTCGGCATCATCGTGGGCGGCGGCGATTACTACTTCACCTCCGCCGGCGCGAACAATGTTCACGTCCACAACAACATCGTGTACGACAACACCTATGGCATTTCGGAGCAGGGCAAGACCGGTAGCAGCAACACCTACCGCAACAACCTGATCTTCCAAAACAAGACCTACAACATCTCCTTGCGCAATGGCCTGAAGGCGGTCAACACCGTCGCCTCGAATCCGCTGTTCGTCGGCTACTCGCGCACCGCCGCCACGCCGAACTACAAGCTGACCACCAGCTCGCCGGCCATCGGCCGCGGCGTCGCGACCTACGCCAGCGCGATGGACATCGAGGGCAAGCCGCGCAACGCCACCACCGGCTACGACATCGGCGCCTACCAGCACTGA
- a CDS encoding GGDEF domain-containing protein codes for MLNTKPDTDAGLLLRVLNLVDCGLIVVDASLAITFWNGWMVPRSGRSAARVQGQLLLDVFPGLSGTRVEGAVLAALGEGQAASLSQTQERTPFPLREAGSFDGALIEQAVTVTPFSEDGERYCMIQIRDVSGSAVRERRLLDHAESLRARSYVDGLTGIANRRHFDVALDRELRRALRAGGELSLLLVDIDSFKAYNDHFGHQQGDACLTTVAQALASMLKRPADVAARYGGEEFAAILPDTSLEQARAHADAIREHVAGLELAHAPGAAHPRVTLSIGVASIDRERLNQPAALIEAADKALYAAKRGGRNRVVADGDPV; via the coding sequence GTGCTCAATACCAAGCCTGATACCGATGCCGGACTGCTGCTGCGGGTCCTCAACCTGGTCGACTGCGGCCTGATCGTGGTCGACGCCAGCCTGGCCATCACCTTCTGGAACGGCTGGATGGTGCCGCGCTCGGGCCGCTCGGCCGCGCGGGTCCAGGGCCAGCTGCTGCTCGACGTCTTCCCAGGCCTGTCCGGCACCCGGGTGGAAGGCGCCGTGCTGGCGGCGCTGGGCGAGGGCCAGGCCGCCAGCCTGTCCCAGACCCAGGAACGCACGCCCTTTCCCCTGCGCGAGGCGGGCAGCTTCGATGGCGCCCTGATCGAACAGGCGGTGACGGTGACGCCCTTCAGCGAAGACGGCGAGCGCTATTGCATGATCCAGATCCGCGACGTGAGCGGCTCGGCGGTGCGCGAGCGGCGCCTGCTGGACCATGCGGAATCGCTGCGCGCCCGCTCCTATGTGGACGGCCTGACCGGCATCGCCAACCGCCGCCACTTCGACGTGGCCCTGGACCGCGAACTGCGGCGCGCGCTGCGCGCCGGCGGCGAGCTGTCGCTGCTGCTGGTCGACATCGATTCCTTCAAGGCGTACAACGACCACTTCGGCCACCAGCAGGGCGACGCCTGCCTGACCACGGTGGCCCAGGCGCTGGCGTCCATGCTCAAGCGCCCGGCGGACGTGGCGGCGCGTTACGGTGGCGAGGAATTCGCGGCCATCCTGCCCGACACCTCGCTCGAGCAGGCGCGCGCCCATGCCGATGCGATCCGCGAGCACGTGGCGGGGCTGGAACTGGCGCATGCGCCAGGCGCCGCGCATCCGCGCGTCACGCTCAGCATCGGGGTGGCCAGCATCGACCGCGAGCGCCTGAACCAGCCGGCGGCCCTGATCGAGGCCGCCGACAAGGCCTTGTACGCGGCCAAGCGCGGCGGGCGCAACCGGGTGGTGGCGGACGGCGACCCGGTGTGA
- a CDS encoding DUF1566 domain-containing protein, translating to MGEYMQIRGLLREGEHYAGLILGKEDPDYHLVLLPGEAVDVSWPSASDWAGEHGGALPTRRELALLFANLREDFDRNWYWSSEPHETRAQLVWGQNFASGIQTIYGRPYRGHARAVRRIPIG from the coding sequence ATGGGCGAGTACATGCAAATCCGGGGATTGTTGCGGGAAGGCGAGCACTATGCGGGCCTGATCCTGGGCAAGGAGGACCCCGACTACCATCTGGTGCTGCTGCCGGGCGAGGCGGTGGACGTGAGCTGGCCCTCGGCCAGCGACTGGGCCGGCGAGCATGGCGGCGCGCTGCCCACGCGGCGCGAACTGGCTTTGCTGTTCGCTAACCTGCGCGAAGACTTCGACCGCAACTGGTACTGGTCCAGCGAGCCGCACGAAACGCGGGCCCAGCTGGTCTGGGGACAAAACTTCGCCAGCGGCATCCAGACCATCTATGGACGGCCCTACCGCGGGCATGCGCGCGCGGTCAGGCGGATACCGATAGGCTGA
- a CDS encoding xanthine dehydrogenase family protein subunit M has protein sequence MKAFTYQRAASAGEAAAAAAKTPNARFIAGGTNLLDLMKLEIETPAHLIDVNGLGLDKIEATPDGGLRVGALVRNTDLAADARVRRDYAVLSRALLAGASGQLRNKATTAGNLLQRTRCYYFYDTNMPCNKRQPGSGCGALQGFSRHHAIVGASEACIATHPSDMAVAMRVLDAEVETVRADGKTRVIPIADFHRLPGTTPHIEHVLEPGELITSVKLPKPLGGVQVYRKVRDRSSYAFALVAVAAVIQPDGSGRVALGGVAHKPWRVEAAEARMSAGAAAVSDLLLAGARTTEHNAFKVPLVQRTLASVLLETKKA, from the coding sequence ATGAAGGCCTTCACCTACCAGCGCGCGGCCAGCGCCGGCGAAGCCGCCGCCGCGGCCGCCAAGACCCCGAACGCCCGCTTCATCGCCGGCGGCACCAACCTGCTCGACCTGATGAAGCTCGAGATCGAGACCCCGGCCCACCTGATCGACGTCAACGGCCTGGGCCTGGACAAGATCGAAGCCACGCCCGACGGCGGCCTGCGCGTGGGCGCCCTGGTGCGCAACACCGACCTGGCGGCCGACGCCCGCGTGCGGCGCGACTATGCGGTGCTCTCGCGCGCCCTGCTGGCGGGCGCTTCCGGCCAGCTGCGCAACAAGGCGACCACCGCCGGCAACCTGCTGCAGCGCACCCGCTGCTACTACTTCTACGACACCAACATGCCCTGCAACAAGCGCCAGCCCGGCAGCGGCTGCGGCGCCCTGCAGGGCTTCAGCCGCCACCACGCTATCGTCGGCGCCAGCGAGGCCTGCATCGCCACCCACCCGAGCGACATGGCGGTGGCCATGCGGGTGCTCGACGCCGAGGTCGAGACCGTGCGCGCCGACGGCAAGACCCGCGTCATCCCGATCGCCGACTTCCACCGCCTGCCCGGGACCACGCCCCACATCGAGCACGTGCTCGAGCCGGGCGAGCTGATCACCTCGGTCAAGCTGCCCAAGCCGCTGGGCGGCGTGCAGGTCTACCGCAAGGTGCGCGACCGCTCCTCCTACGCCTTCGCCCTGGTGGCGGTGGCCGCCGTGATCCAGCCGGACGGTAGCGGCCGCGTGGCCCTGGGCGGCGTCGCCCACAAGCCCTGGCGCGTCGAAGCCGCCGAAGCGCGCATGTCCGCCGGCGCCGCCGCCGTCTCCGACCTGCTGCTGGCCGGCGCCCGCACCACCGAGCACAACGCGTTCAAGGTGCCGCTGGTCCAGCGCACCCTCGCCTCCGTGCTGCTCGAAACGAAGAAAGCCTGA
- a CDS encoding choice-of-anchor Q domain-containing protein — MKQTAVFTNNVKTTLKLSACAAMMLAGAFQVATPAHAATVATVAPAASALTAAQEQVRQLYLGMLGREPDAAGLQFWSQALASGVSAGQLESQIKSSAEYQQRQGGVTPTPGAGGLPAIPATPNNFYVSPTGSDTAAGTKAAPFKTLARAAKAATKAGTTVWVAPGTYAGGFKTTANGTAAARIYWVSTTKWGARIVPPASSSNNSAWDNRGHYVSIIGFDVDGSKLGSGTKWVHGIYTRGSYNVIQANRVHHLATTIPCNSAGGSAIGVDSYYKGVKGDVIGNVVHDIGPAGCTYVQGIYVSTSGTIVNNIVYRVGSAAIHLWHDANDVKIINNTVTSSVFGIIVGGGDYYFTSAGANNVHVHNNIVYDNTYGISEQGKTGASNTYRNNLVFQNKTYNFQLRNGLSHTNTISSNPLFAAYSRTAATPDYRLSASSPAIGRGIATYAPATDIDGKARNASAGLDLGAYQR, encoded by the coding sequence ATGAAACAAACCGCCGTTTTTACGAATAATGTCAAGACCACGCTGAAGCTGTCGGCATGCGCCGCAATGATGCTGGCGGGCGCCTTCCAGGTCGCCACCCCGGCCCATGCGGCCACCGTCGCCACCGTCGCTCCAGCCGCTTCCGCGCTGACGGCCGCCCAGGAACAGGTTCGCCAGCTCTACCTGGGCATGCTGGGCCGCGAACCGGACGCCGCCGGCCTGCAATTCTGGTCGCAGGCCCTGGCCAGCGGCGTCAGCGCCGGCCAATTGGAAAGCCAGATCAAGTCCAGCGCCGAATACCAGCAGCGCCAGGGTGGCGTGACGCCGACGCCCGGCGCCGGCGGCTTGCCGGCGATTCCGGCCACGCCGAACAATTTCTACGTTTCGCCGACCGGCTCGGACACCGCCGCCGGCACCAAGGCCGCCCCGTTCAAGACCCTGGCGCGCGCCGCCAAGGCCGCGACCAAGGCAGGCACCACGGTCTGGGTCGCTCCGGGCACCTATGCGGGCGGTTTCAAGACCACCGCCAACGGCACCGCCGCGGCCCGCATCTACTGGGTCTCGACCACCAAGTGGGGCGCCAGGATCGTGCCGCCGGCCAGCTCGAGCAACAACAGCGCCTGGGATAACCGTGGCCACTACGTGAGCATCATCGGCTTCGACGTCGATGGCAGCAAGCTGGGCAGCGGCACCAAGTGGGTCCACGGCATCTATACCCGCGGCTCCTACAACGTGATCCAGGCCAACCGCGTGCACCACCTGGCCACCACCATCCCGTGCAACAGCGCGGGTGGTTCGGCGATCGGCGTGGACAGCTATTACAAGGGCGTCAAGGGCGACGTGATCGGCAACGTGGTGCACGACATCGGCCCGGCCGGCTGCACCTATGTGCAGGGCATCTATGTCAGCACCTCGGGCACGATCGTGAACAACATCGTCTACCGCGTGGGCTCGGCCGCGATCCACCTGTGGCATGACGCGAACGACGTGAAGATCATCAACAACACGGTGACTTCCTCGGTGTTCGGCATCATCGTGGGCGGTGGCGATTACTACTTCACCTCCGCCGGCGCGAACAATGTTCACGTCCACAACAACATCGTGTACGACAACACCTACGGCATTTCGGAGCAGGGCAAGACCGGCGCGTCGAACACCTACCGCAACAACCTGGTGTTCCAGAACAAGACCTACAACTTCCAGCTGCGTAATGGCCTGAGCCATACCAACACGATCAGCTCGAACCCGCTGTTCGCCGCTTACTCGCGCACGGCGGCGACCCCGGACTATCGCCTGAGCGCAAGCTCGCCGGCGATCGGCCGCGGCATCGCCACCTATGCGCCGGCGACCGACATCGACGGCAAGGCGCGCAACGCGAGCGCTGGCCTGGACCTGGGCGCCTACCAGCGTTAA
- a CDS encoding SOS response-associated peptidase: MCGRFDQSQTARNYANAFGWTDAVFDSESEPAYNVAPGTYRPVMHVQDGERRVDDVFWSYQARWAQGKVPVCINARMEKLTNRYWRALLKKGRGVVAAEGWYEWTGEKGHKQPWHIHRKDGKPIYMLALANFGGFEQNRAEAGFVLITDDASGGMLDIHDRRPVVLDAADAALWLDPALSPEEAAELARRAALPPEAFAWHMVSTAVNRASADGPQIVAPVPEPDRQ; encoded by the coding sequence ATGTGTGGACGATTTGACCAGAGCCAGACGGCGCGCAACTACGCCAACGCCTTCGGCTGGACGGACGCCGTGTTCGACAGCGAATCCGAGCCGGCCTATAACGTCGCGCCCGGCACCTACCGGCCGGTGATGCACGTCCAGGACGGCGAACGCCGGGTCGACGACGTGTTCTGGAGCTACCAGGCGCGGTGGGCCCAGGGCAAGGTGCCGGTGTGCATCAATGCGCGCATGGAAAAGCTCACCAACCGGTATTGGCGCGCCCTGCTCAAGAAGGGGCGCGGCGTGGTGGCGGCCGAGGGCTGGTACGAATGGACCGGAGAAAAAGGCCACAAGCAGCCCTGGCACATCCACCGCAAGGACGGCAAACCCATCTACATGCTGGCCCTGGCCAACTTCGGCGGCTTCGAGCAGAACCGCGCCGAGGCCGGGTTCGTCCTGATCACCGACGACGCGTCCGGCGGCATGCTCGACATCCACGACCGCCGTCCGGTGGTGCTGGACGCCGCCGACGCCGCGCTCTGGCTCGATCCGGCGCTCTCGCCCGAGGAGGCGGCCGAACTGGCGCGCCGCGCGGCCCTGCCGCCCGAGGCCTTCGCATGGCACATGGTCAGCACGGCGGTGAACCGGGCCAGTGCGGACGGACCGCAGATCGTCGCCCCGGTGCCGGAACCGGACCGCCAATGA